In Ahaetulla prasina isolate Xishuangbanna chromosome 5, ASM2864084v1, whole genome shotgun sequence, the following are encoded in one genomic region:
- the LOC131199792 gene encoding uncharacterized protein LOC131199792, translating into MSEHECEADEEQLADISSQDYLRGADKESFLGRKPTSEDELEETGAALAATSGPPKYSGISAEWLEKLQIEERREKAKQDFKEFPDLGELQSGVTRHQKKKKLSAWQQEQLIKDKLQIAEAVRLYREAKERQRDRERSPSRSEGSRMSTREEFLACFQVAIGRGMGKSSLTAASSNLHFSQNEAHSSGNIKVIPRGTHSGRRE; encoded by the exons aTGTCGGAGCATGAATGCGAAGCTGATGAggagcagctggcagacatctcatcccaggactatctCAGAGGAGCTGATAAAgaatcttttctggggagaaagccaacctcagaagatgagctggaagaGACGGGAGCAGCCTTGGCAGCCACATCGGGCCCTCCCAAATACtcaggaatttctgcagagtggctggagaaactaCAAATAGAGGAGAGACGAGAGAAGGCCAAACAGGATTTTAAAGAGTTTCCAGATCTGGGGGAACTACAATCCGGAGTTACTAGacatcagaaaaaaaagaaactctctgcttggcaacAGGAACAGCTAATTAAGGATAAATTACAAATCGCAGAAGCCGTCAGACTGTATCGTGAAGCGAAAGAGCGACAGAGAGATCGTGAAAG GTCACCTTCAAGAAGTGAAGGAAGTCGAATGTCAACTCGCGAAGAATTCCTGGCCTGCTTTcaggttgccataggcagggggatgggaaaatCAAGCCTCACAGCTGCATCAAGCAACTTGCATTTCAGTCAAAATGAAGCACATTCCAGCGGCAACATCAAGGTCATCCCCAGGGGTacccacagtggccggagggagtga